The Glycine soja cultivar W05 unplaced genomic scaffold, ASM419377v2 tig00104511_1_pilon_84547_1256723, whole genome shotgun sequence genome contains a region encoding:
- the LOC114404557 gene encoding plasma membrane ATPase 4-like yields MGGISLEEIKNENVDLERIPIEEVFEQLKCSRAGLTSEEGANRLQVFGPNKLEEKKESKFLKFLGFMWNPLSWVMEAAAIMAIALANGGGRPPDWQDFVGIIALLVINSTISFIEENNAGNAAAALMAGLAPKTKVLRDNRWSEQDAAILVPGDIISIKLGDIIPADARLLEGDPLSVDQSALTGESLPVTKSPSDEVFSGSTVKKGEIEAVVIATGVHTFFGKAAHLVDSTNQVGHFQKVLTAIGNFCICSIAVGIAIELIVMYPIQHRRYREGIDNLLVLLIGGIPIAMPTVLSVTMAIGSHRLSQQGAITKRMTAIEEMAGMDVLCSDKTGTLTLNKLSVDRNLIEVFAKGVEKEYVILLAARASRTENQDAIDAAIVGMLADPKEARSGVREVHFLPFNPVDKRTALTYIDSDGNWHRASKGAPEQIITLCNCKEDVRRKVHAVIDKFAERGLRSLGVARQEVPEKSKDSPGGPWQFVGLLPLFDPPRHDSAETIRRALNLGVNVKMITGDQLAIGKETGRRLGMGTNMYPSSALLGQDKDASISALPVDELIEKADGFAGVFPEHKYEIVKRLQERKHICGMTGDGVNDAPALKKADIGIAVADATDAARSASDIVLTEPGLSVIISAVLTSRAIFQRMKNYTIYAVSITIRIVFGFLFIALIWKFDFAPFMVLIIAILNDGTIMTISKDRVKPSPLPDSWKLREIFATGVVLGSYMALMTVVFFWAMKDTNFFSNKFGVRPLRDSPDEMMAALYLQVSIISQALIFVTRSRSWSFVERPGLLLLGAFFIAQLVATFIAVYANWGFARIKGMGWGWAGVIWLYSVVTYIPLDLLKFAIRYILSGKAWDNLLENKTAFTTKKDYGKEEREAQWAAAQRTLHGLQPPETSNLFNDKNSYRELSEIAEQAKRRAEVARLRELHTLKGHVESVVKLKGLDIDTIQQHYTV; encoded by the exons GAACGGATTCCAATAGAGGAAGTGTTTGAGCAGCTGAAATGTTCAAGAGCAGGTCTAACATCAGAGGAAGGGGCCAATCGGCTCCAAGTCTTTGGACCAAACAAAttggaagagaaaaaa GAGAGCAAGTTTTTGAAGTTCTTGGGCTTTATGTGGAACCCCTTGTCTTGGGTCATGGAAGCTGCTGCCATAATGGCCATTGCTTTGGCAAACGGAGGAGGAAGGCCACCGGATTGGCAGGACTTTGTCGGAATTATTGCACTGCTAGTGATCAACTCCACAATCAGTTTTATTGAGGAAAACAATGCTGGCAATGCTGCTGCTGCTCTTATGGCTGGTTTAGCTCCAAAGACtaag GTACTTAGGGATAACCGATGGAGTGAACAAGATGCTGCAATTTTAGTACCAGGAGACATAATCAGCATCAAGTTAGGAGATATCATTCCGGCTGACGCTCGTCTTCTTGAGGGTGATCCTTtgagtgttgatcagtctgctTTGACTGGAGAATCTCTTCCCGTAACAAAGAGCCCCTCGGATGAAGTGTTTTCGGGATCAACAGTTAAGAAGGGTGAGATAGAAGCAGTTGTGATTGCTACTGGGGTGCACACCTTTTTTGGCAAAGCAGCTCATCTGGTGGACAGCACCAACCAAGTTGGACACTTCCAGAAAGTGCTTACAGCAATTGGTAACTTCTGCATTTGCTCAATTGCGGTTGGAATCGCCATTGAGCTCATAGTCATGTACCCGATTCAGCACCGCAGGTACAGGGAAGGAATTGACAACCTGTTAGTGCTCTTGATTGGAGGAATTCCCATTGCCATGCCAACTGTGTTGTCTGTCACTATGGCTATTGGTTCCCACAGGCTTTCTCAGCAGGGTGCCATCACAAAAAGAATGACAGCTATTGAGGAAATGGCAGGGATGGATGTCCTATGCAGTGACAAAACTGGGACTCTCACCTTAAATAAGTTGAGTGTTGACAGGAACTTGATTGAGGTGTTTGCTAAGGGTGTTGAGAAAGAGTATGTTATCCTTCTTGCAGCAAGAGCTTCTAGGACTGAAAATCAAGATGCCATAGATGCTGCAATTGTTGGCATGCTTGCTGACCCAAAGGAG GCACGTAGTGGTGTTAGGGAGGTACATTTCCTTCCATTCAATCCTGTAGACAAGAGGACTGCACTGACCTACATTGATTCTGATGGAAATTGGCATAGAGCTAGCAAAGGGGCTCCTGAGCAG ATAATCACCCTTTGCAACTGCAAAGAGGATGTCAGAAGAAAGGTCCATGCTGTAATTGATAAGTTTGCTGAGCGTGGACTTCGGTCTTTAGGTGTCGCAAGACAG GAAGTAcctgaaaaatcaaaagatagtCCCGGTGGACCATGGCAATTTGTTGGTCTGCTACCATTGTTTGATCCTCCCAGGCATGATAGTGCTGAAACCATTCGAAGAGCTCTTAACCTTGGTGTCAATGTTAAGATGATTACTG GGGATCAGCTTGCCATTGGAAAGGAAACAGGCCGAAGGCTTGGAATGGGAACAAACATGTACCCTTCATCGGCATTGCTTGGCCAAGACAAGGATGCTTCTATTTCAGCTCTTCCAGTTGATGAGTTGATTGAGAAGGCTGATGGATTTGCAGGAGTATTTCCTG AACACAAATATGAAATTGTTAAGAGGCTGCAAGAGAGGAAGCATATATGTGGAATGACGGGAGATGGTGTAAACGATGCCCCTGCATTAAAGAAAGCAGATATTGGAATTGCTGTTGCCGATGCTACAGATGCTGCTAGAAGCGCTTCTGATATTGTCCTCACTGAACCTGGTCTGAGTGTCATTATTAGTGCAGTGCTCACCAGCAGGGCAATTTTCCAGAGGATGAAGAACTATACT ATCTATGCTGTGTCAATCACCATTCGTATTGTG tttGGTTTCTTGTTTATTGCGTTGATCTGGAAGTTTGATTTTGCACCCTTCATGGTTTTGATTATTGCCATACTCAATGATG GTACCATTATGACTATATCCAAGGATAGAGTGAAACCATCACCACTTCCTGATAGCTGGAAACTGAGGGAGATATTTGCTACTGGCGTTGTGCTAGGAAGTTACATGGCACTAATGACAGTAGTATTTTTCTGGGCAATGAAAGATACCAACTTCTTCTCG AACAAGTTTGGTGTGAGGCCATTGAGAGATAGCCCCGATGAAATGATGGCAGCCTTATACCTTCAAGTCAGCATAATTAGCCAGGCTCTAATCTTCGTCACAAGGTCCCGCAGCTGGTCTTTTGTTGAAAGACCTGGTCTTCTCCTACTAGGTGCATTTTTTATTGCTCAGTTG GTGGCAACTTTTATAGCAGTGTATGCTAACTGGGGCTTTGCAAGAATAAAGGGAATGGGATGGGGTTGGGCTGGTGTAATCTGGCTGTACAGTGTGGTAACCTATATCCCTCTTGATTTACTCAAATTTGCTATCCGCTATATTCTAAGTGGGAAGGCTTGGGATAATCTTTTGGAGAACAAG ACTGCCTTCACTACAAAGAAAGACTATGGTAAAGAAGAGAGGGAAGCTCAATGGGCGGCTGCACAGAGGACACTTCACGGTCTTCAGCCTCCGGAAACTTCCAACCTTTTCAATGACAAAAATAGCTACAGGGAGCTTTCAGAGATTGCAGAACAAGCCAAGAGACGTGCTGAAGTTGCAAG GCTTAGGGAGCTTCATACTCTAAAGGGACATGTCGAGTCAGTGGTGAAGCTGAAGGGGCTTGACATTGACACGATTCAGCAGCACTATACAGTTTAA
- the LOC114404542 gene encoding protein DSS1 HOMOLOG ON CHROMOSOME V-like, which produces MATEPKAVTEDVKIDLFEDDDEFEEFEINEEWDDKEEGKEVTQQWEDDWDDDDVSDDFSLQLKRELESNTNKN; this is translated from the exons ATGGCGACCGAACCCAAAGCAGTCACTGAGGACGTCAAGATCGATCTCTTCGAAGACGATGATGAGTTTGAAGAGTTTGAAATCAATGAAG AGTGGGATGACAaagaggaaggaaaagaagtgACTCAGCAGTGGGAGGATGATtgggatgatgatgatgttagtGATGATTTCTCTCTCCAGTTGAAAAGGGAGTTGGAGAGCAACACTAATAAGAATTAA